One stretch of Zootoca vivipara chromosome 8, rZooViv1.1, whole genome shotgun sequence DNA includes these proteins:
- the RRS1 gene encoding ribosome biogenesis regulatory protein homolog — MAVSSVEDLLARAEEREAETQRSVTVHKELELEFDVGNLLAVDKNPAPRGTGAACSQREALLRALARDNTQLLVGQLWALPSERAEAGAGPVVARLPDPSTRLPREKPLPKPKPLTRWEQFARLKGIRPTRKKRGTLVWDEAAKEWRRRWGYQRAGGDPSRDWLLEVPDSAHPLEDQFAKKRQEKREKVARNEYNRLRNLARAHRGGAAELHPTGHQDRSELGRVTALARVSTASVGRFQPRLPKESRTPQSARGKKRRFGPVLGDLDGEKKRQLELVRSLGSKKTPLDLTRAVNKQLREDEAEAAKAKGKKQGQRGKRGRRQQQRPGGAKGKKSGGAARRGKAGRPGSGGGKGKRK, encoded by the coding sequence ATGGCCGTGTCGTCCGTGGAGGACCTGTTGGCCCGCGCTGAGGAGCGCGAGGCGGAGACGCAGCGCAGTGTGACGGTGCAcaaggagctggagctggagttCGACGTGGGCAACCTGCTGGCGGTGGACAAGAACCCGGCGCCGCGCGGCACAGGGGCCGCCTGCTCTCAGCGCGAGGCCCTCCTGCGCGCCTTGGCCCGCGACAACACACAGCTGCTGGTGGGCCAGCTGTGGGCGCTGCCGTCGGAGCGCGCCGAGGCAGGGGCGGGCCCCGTGGTGGCTCGGCTTCCGGACCCTTCGACGCGGCTGCCCCGAGAGAAGCCGCTGCCCAAGCCCAAGCCCCTCACGCGCTGGGAGCAGTTCGCCCGGCTCAAAGGCATCCGCCCCACGCGGAAGAAGCGCGGCACGCTGGTGTGGGACGAGGCGGCCAAGGAGTGGCGGAGGCGCTGGGGTTACCAGAGGGCCGGCGGGGACCCGTCCCGGGACTGGCTGCTCGAGGTGCCCGACTCGGCCCACCCGCTCGAGGACCAGTTCGCCAAGAAGCGCCAGGAGAAGCGCGAGAAAGTGGCGCGCAACGAGTACAACCGCCTCAGGAACCTGGCGCGCGCGCACCGCGGCGGCGCCGCCGAGCTGCATCCCACGGGCCACCAGGACCGCTCCGAGTTGGGCCGAGTCACCGCCCTCGCCCGCGTCTCCACCGCCTCTGTCGGCCGCTTCCAGCCTCGCCTCCCTAAGGAGTCCCGCACTCCGCAAAGCGCCCGGGGCAAGAAGCGCCGCTTCGGGCCCGTGTTGGGAGACCTCGACGGGGAGAAGAAGAGGCAGCTGGAGCTGGTCCGGAGCCTGGGCAGCAAAAAGACACCTCTGGACCTGACCCGCGCGGTCAACAAGCAGCTGCGGGAAGACGAGGCCGAGGCTGCCAAAGCCAAGGGCAAGAAGCAGGGGCAGCGGGGCAAGAGGggccggcggcagcagcagaggcCCGGTGGGGCCAAGGGCAAGAAAAGTGGAGGGGCAGCTCGGAGAGGGAAGGCCGGGCGACCGGGAAGTGGTggtggaaaggggaaaagaaaatga